The genomic stretch GATCATGCGGCCATGGCCATGACCTGTGCAAATGAGGTCAGACATGGAGCCGTGGATGGCAACAGGCACATGGAGGATATGCTGAAAGCCATGGATGAGATCAACCTGTCCTCATCAAATATCTCAAAGGTAATTAAGGCGATCGAGGACATCGCCTTCCAGACAAACTTACTGTCATTAAACGCTTCGGTAGAGGCCGCAAGGGCGGGCCAGTACGGAAAAGGTTTTGCGGTTGTGGCGGATGAGGTGCGTAGTCTTGCGGCCCGTTCGGCAAAAGCCGCAAAGGAAACCGCAGACATGATAGAAAGTTCTATACAGAGAGCAGAGCATGGCATGAAGATCGCAAAGACCACTGCAGACGCTTTTAACAGAATTGTGGGTGGGATAGAGCAGGTCGCCGAATTGGCGGAAAAAATTGCCGGTGCATCGTCGGAGCAAGCTTCCGGTATCGCCCGCATAAACGATGAAATCAGCCAGGTATCCAATGCAGTGCAGGTAAATTCGGCAGCGTCTGAGGAAAGTACTGCTGCAACGGCTGAGCTGTACAAGCAGGCGGAAGCGCTGAAGGTAATGGTGCAGACCTTCAAGCTGAAAACACCCTGTTAAAGAGAACTGCCCACTAACTCTGACATTAGCTACATAGAAAAGGGGTGTTGTTCAACCGCATGCGATTGAACAACACCCCTTTTTATTTATCCGGTTGGCCTACAGAAGAACGATGTTATGTTTTCTGCATTCTTCCCGCATTTCCTTTGGCCAGATGCTGGCCTGAACTTCTCCCACATGAGCCCTGTCCAGAAGAAGCATGCAAAGACGGGATTGTCCGATTCCGCCTCCGATGGTATAGGGCAGTTCTCCGTTTAACAGCATTTTATGGTAAGGCAGGTTTTTCCTGTCTTCGCATCCAGCCTTTTCCAACTGGTTTGCCAGGGATTCTTCATCCACCCGTATGCCCATGCTGGAGATTTCCAGGGCGCAGTTTAAATTCTCAAACCAGAACAGAATGTCCCCGTTTAACTGCCAGTCATCATAGTCAGGTGCTCTTCCGTCATGGGGCTTTCCGCTCCCAAGCT from Lacrimispora sphenoides JCM 1415 encodes the following:
- a CDS encoding methyl-accepting chemotaxis protein, which encodes MSTGFFALSSAAIFLLTILSAVSSFIICRVLNKSIVRPLKILNNIARQLSVGDASANVRVLTKDEVGELMESFKAMVENTRRQAHTAEAIARGDLTVDVKVNSEKDVLGIALSSIVEKNNHILSQICNTSGQVLSGAGQISEASIRLSEGAGHQAGSLQELAAAVTEVKNRIGLSTDHAAMAMTCANEVRHGAVDGNRHMEDMLKAMDEINLSSSNISKVIKAIEDIAFQTNLLSLNASVEAARAGQYGKGFAVVADEVRSLAARSAKAAKETADMIESSIQRAEHGMKIAKTTADAFNRIVGGIEQVAELAEKIAGASSEQASGIARINDEISQVSNAVQVNSAASEESTAATAELYKQAEALKVMVQTFKLKTPC